The following coding sequences are from one Rutidosis leptorrhynchoides isolate AG116_Rl617_1_P2 chromosome 11, CSIRO_AGI_Rlap_v1, whole genome shotgun sequence window:
- the LOC139876435 gene encoding putative disease resistance RPP13-like protein 1 isoform X1, with protein sequence MFAYCSIFPRAYIFDVDEVILLWMAEQFLYLSNLTMPMEKFGHECFEELVSRSLFEESKDESRYTMTNMVHELAVDVTGEFCCTLGNEIDLDTMKETLKKVHHLSFSSGEFKKFDVLQSIKHLRTLLGLSLMELDSSQRFFLPPKVLRELIPQLQFLRVLNLSNYSITEVPKSVGALIHLRYLNFSRTDIIRLPEEIGDLHNLQSLLLHDCEKLHTFPDSVIKLINLRHLDIRDTPCLLPLGIGELKNLQSLSNVIIGGKNGLKISELKNLSTLQGRVSLEGLHKVTNVEEANEASLWQKKDIDDLEMEWSDVFDSRDEKTEYQVLEKLNPHNELKTLKIMFYGGEKFLSWVGDQSFVQLTELTLRGCKRCTQLPSLGHLQALKKLFVESMKNVATVGPELLGSPTFCAFPKLDVLEFKDMEGWEKWSIEGDGTRSSKSYHCLHEISLSNCVKLNVESKHLIPSLEVIRIQECSTEVLRSMVGLSSSIVMLTLEKFEGPQLPVQVLENLVAVENLSIKCCNEMVYLWISEPNTCNFLPRLQKLEVSFCKMLVTIVDKDVSMESVKEVNIHDCEILTHYECPNSIERLVIWDCPSLSSLKFHTPLEFTSTLKLLKIGRCDNLEQNWVYDKVMSPLESLDVVHWPNLKSFPEKAFVQHTRLTIRGCNNVESIPDNRFASLPLNILKSFIAII encoded by the coding sequence ATGTTTGCATATTGTTCAATATTCCCTAGAGCCTATATCTTCGATGTGGATGAAGTAATCCTACTGTGGATGGCAGAACAATTTTTGTACCTGTCAAATTTAACCATGCCTATGGAGAAATTTGGGCATGAATGTTTTGAGGAACTCGTGTCAAGGTCGCTTTTTGAGGAGTCAAAGGATGAGTCACGATACACGATGACTAATATGGTACATGAATTGGCCGTGGATGTTACAGGAGAATTTTGTTGTACATTGGGAAATGAGATTGATCTTGATACCATGAAGGAAACTTTAAAGAAGGTCCACCACCTTTCGTTTAGTTCTGGAGAGTTCAAAAAGTTTGACGTGTTACAAAGCATTAAACACTTGCGAACTCTTTTGGGTCTGTCGCTAATGGAGCTTGATAGTTCCCAAAGGTTCTTCTTACCACCTAAGGTTCTTAGGGAATTAATACCCCAGCTACAATTCCTAAGGGTGCTAAACTTAAGCAATTATTCAATCACAGAGGTCCCAAAATCTGTTGGCGCCCTTATCCATTTGCGATACCTCAACTTTTCTAGAACTGACATCATACGTTTACCCGAAGAAATTGGTGACCTTCACAATCTACAGAGCTTGTTGCTTCACGATTGTGAAAAGCTACATACATTTCCAGATAGTGTAATTAAGTTAATCAATCTGCGACATCTTGACATTAGAGATACTCCATGTTTGTTGCCCTTAGGGATTGGTGAGTTAAAGAATTTGCAATCCCTAAGTAATGTCATTATTGGAGGCAAGAATGGGTTAAAAATATCCGAGCTTAAGAACCTGTCGACACTTCAAGGTCGAGTTTCCCTCGAGGGGCTACATAAGGTGACAAATGTAGAAGAAGCAAATGAGGCTAGCTTATGGCAAAAGAAAGATATTGATGATTTAGAGATGGAGTGGAGTGATGTTTTCGATTCCAGGGATGAAAAAACTGAATATCAAGTGCTTGAAAAGCTAAACCCTCATAATGAGTTGAAAACCCTAAAGATTATGTTCTATGGGGGAGAAAAATTTCTAAGTTGGGTCGGGGATCAGTCATTTGTTCAGTTAACAGAGCTCACATTACGTGGTTGTAAACGTTGTACGCAGCTACCATCACTTGGACATCTTCAAGCACTTAAGAAGTTATTTGTTGAAAGCATGAAAAATGTTGCCACTGTAGGTCCTGAGTTACTTGGATCTCCTACTTTTTGTGCGTTTCCAAAACTTGATGTTTTGGAATTCAAAGATATGGAGGGTTGGGAGAAATGGTCAATCGAGGGTGATGGGACTCGGTCCTCTAAATCTTATCATTGTCTCCATGAGATCTCATTATCAAATTGTGTTAAACTTAATGTAGAATCAAAACACTTGATACCGTCACTTGAGGTTATACGTATACAAGAATGCTCTACAGAAGTGTTAAGAAGTATGGTTGGTCTATCGTCATCAATTGTTATGCTGACACTGGAAAAATTTGAAGGGCCTCAACTACCTGTACAAGTTTTAGAGAATCTTGTGGCTGTTGAAAATCTAAGCATCAAGTGTTGTAATGAAATGGTATATTTATGGATATCAGAACCAAACACGTGCAACTTTCTACCGAGATTACAAAAGTTGGAAGTGTCATTTTGTAAAATGTTGGTAACAATTGTAGATAAGGATGTTAGCATGGAATCCGTTAAAGAAGTGAATATCCATGACTGTGAGATATTAACTCATTATGAATGTCCAAATAGTATTGAAAGGTTGGTAATTTGGGATTGTCCCTCACTCTCATCCTTGAAATTCCACACACCACTTGAGTTCACGTCCACTCTTAAGCTTCTTAAAATTGGACGATGTGATAATCTCGAACAAAATTGGGTTTATGACAAGGTCATGTCACCACTTGAATCTCTCGATGTG
- the LOC139874863 gene encoding putative disease resistance protein RGA4, translating into MAELVTVFITVLREKLASLDLSSFTFTISEKLRTFDDILLNTISVLDDACEKQITDSAIKMWVENLHHLAYDVDDLFYELEMVTVIMRREARDSSITGKVLKIIPTSCTNFNPINMKNDYNIRSKLDDLLNRFNTEVSEGIGILGLNVNFEVGYRANRRLIETSLLDESKLLGRDRDKEELFEKLLGNEASNQNVTVVSVVGMSGIGKTTLAKVLYNDVKVTDHFELRAWVCVLEDLDLLQVALREKLSNKRFLVMLDDVWNEDHNQWALLKSPFLKGAPGTKILVTSRTTEVAYIMNSIQPYHLKSLSYQESLSLFAQQAQVDENIFSHPHRKKVIEGILNKCDGMPLALVMLGRHFKTKTNVEEWEEELNGDSWNVLTQSNILVDLK; encoded by the exons ATGGCTGAATTGGTTACTGTTTTCATAACTGTGCTGAGGGAGAAACTAGCCTCTCTTGATTTGAGTTCTTTTACCTTTACAATCAGTGAAAAGCTTCGGACGTTTGATGATATCTTGCTCAATACCATAAGTGTGCTTGATGATGCATGTGAGAAACAGATAACAGATAGTGCTATTAAAATGTGGGTAGAAAATTTACATCACCTGGCTTATGACGTAGACGACTTATTTTATGAATTGGAAATGGTTACCGTAATTATGAGAAGGGAAGCACGTGACAGCTCCATCACAGGGAAGGTATTGAAGATCATCCCAACTTCTTGTACTAATTTCAATCCGATTAACATGAAGAATGATTATAATATAAGGTCTAAGCTAGATGATCTTTTAAATAGATTTAATACTGAAGTTTCTGAGGGGATAGGTATTCTTGGTCTGAATGTCAATTTTGAAGTTGGTTATAGAGCAAATAGAAGGTTAATAGAAACTTCACTGCTTGACGAATCCAAACTTTTGGGTCGGGATAGAGATAAAGAAGAATTGTTTGAGAAGTTGTTGGGGAATGAAGCATCTAATCAGAATGTAACTGTTGTGTCCGTAGTTGGTATGAGTGGGATAGGCAAAACAACTCTTGCCAAAGTTCTGTACAATGACGTGAAAGTTACTGATCACTTTGAACTGAGGGCATGGGTTTGTGTTTTGGAGGA TCTAGATTTGCTTCAAGTGGCTCTTAGAGAAAAACTTTCAAATAAAAGGTTTCTAGTTATGCTAGATGATGTGTGGAATGAAGACCACAACCAATGGGCACTCCTCAAAAGTCCTTTTCTGAAGGGGGCACCTGGAACTAAAATTCTCGTGACATCCCGTACAACAGAGGTTGCATACATCATGAACTCTATACAACCTTACCATTTGAAGAGTTTGTCATATCAAGAATCTCTATCCTTATTTGCTCAACAGGCTCAAGTTGATGAAAACATCTTTTCACATCCGCATCGGAAAAAAGTTATTGAGGGCATCCTCAACAAATGTGATGGAATGCCTTTAGCTTTGGTAATGCTAGGGAGGCATTTCAAGACAAAAACAAATGTTGAAGAATGGGAGGAGGAGTTGAATGGTGACTCCTGGAATGTACTGACACAAAGTAACATTCTTGTAGATCTAAAATGA
- the LOC139876435 gene encoding putative disease resistance RPP13-like protein 1 isoform X2, whose product MFAYCSIFPRAYIFDVDEVILLWMAEQFLYLSNLTMPMEKFGHECFEELVSRSLFEESKDESRYTMTNMVHELAVDVTGEFCCTLGNEIDLDTMKETLKKVHHLSFSSGEFKKFDVLQSIKHLRTLLGLSLMELDSSQRFFLPPKVLRELIPQLQFLRVLNLSNYSITEVPKSVGALIHLRYLNFSRTDIIRLPEEIGDLHNLQSLLLHDCEKLHTFPDSVIKLINLRHLDIRDTPCLLPLGIGELKNLQSLSNNLSTLQGRVSLEGLHKVTNVEEANEASLWQKKDIDDLEMEWSDVFDSRDEKTEYQVLEKLNPHNELKTLKIMFYGGEKFLSWVGDQSFVQLTELTLRGCKRCTQLPSLGHLQALKKLFVESMKNVATVGPELLGSPTFCAFPKLDVLEFKDMEGWEKWSIEGDGTRSSKSYHCLHEISLSNCVKLNVESKHLIPSLEVIRIQECSTEVLRSMVGLSSSIVMLTLEKFEGPQLPVQVLENLVAVENLSIKCCNEMVYLWISEPNTCNFLPRLQKLEVSFCKMLVTIVDKDVSMESVKEVNIHDCEILTHYECPNSIERLVIWDCPSLSSLKFHTPLEFTSTLKLLKIGRCDNLEQNWVYDKVMSPLESLDVVHWPNLKSFPEKAFVQHTRLTIRGCNNVESIPDNRFASLPLNILKSFIAII is encoded by the exons ATGTTTGCATATTGTTCAATATTCCCTAGAGCCTATATCTTCGATGTGGATGAAGTAATCCTACTGTGGATGGCAGAACAATTTTTGTACCTGTCAAATTTAACCATGCCTATGGAGAAATTTGGGCATGAATGTTTTGAGGAACTCGTGTCAAGGTCGCTTTTTGAGGAGTCAAAGGATGAGTCACGATACACGATGACTAATATGGTACATGAATTGGCCGTGGATGTTACAGGAGAATTTTGTTGTACATTGGGAAATGAGATTGATCTTGATACCATGAAGGAAACTTTAAAGAAGGTCCACCACCTTTCGTTTAGTTCTGGAGAGTTCAAAAAGTTTGACGTGTTACAAAGCATTAAACACTTGCGAACTCTTTTGGGTCTGTCGCTAATGGAGCTTGATAGTTCCCAAAGGTTCTTCTTACCACCTAAGGTTCTTAGGGAATTAATACCCCAGCTACAATTCCTAAGGGTGCTAAACTTAAGCAATTATTCAATCACAGAGGTCCCAAAATCTGTTGGCGCCCTTATCCATTTGCGATACCTCAACTTTTCTAGAACTGACATCATACGTTTACCCGAAGAAATTGGTGACCTTCACAATCTACAGAGCTTGTTGCTTCACGATTGTGAAAAGCTACATACATTTCCAGATAGTGTAATTAAGTTAATCAATCTGCGACATCTTGACATTAGAGATACTCCATGTTTGTTGCCCTTAGGGATTGGTGAGTTAAAGAATTTGCAATCCCTAAGTAAT AACCTGTCGACACTTCAAGGTCGAGTTTCCCTCGAGGGGCTACATAAGGTGACAAATGTAGAAGAAGCAAATGAGGCTAGCTTATGGCAAAAGAAAGATATTGATGATTTAGAGATGGAGTGGAGTGATGTTTTCGATTCCAGGGATGAAAAAACTGAATATCAAGTGCTTGAAAAGCTAAACCCTCATAATGAGTTGAAAACCCTAAAGATTATGTTCTATGGGGGAGAAAAATTTCTAAGTTGGGTCGGGGATCAGTCATTTGTTCAGTTAACAGAGCTCACATTACGTGGTTGTAAACGTTGTACGCAGCTACCATCACTTGGACATCTTCAAGCACTTAAGAAGTTATTTGTTGAAAGCATGAAAAATGTTGCCACTGTAGGTCCTGAGTTACTTGGATCTCCTACTTTTTGTGCGTTTCCAAAACTTGATGTTTTGGAATTCAAAGATATGGAGGGTTGGGAGAAATGGTCAATCGAGGGTGATGGGACTCGGTCCTCTAAATCTTATCATTGTCTCCATGAGATCTCATTATCAAATTGTGTTAAACTTAATGTAGAATCAAAACACTTGATACCGTCACTTGAGGTTATACGTATACAAGAATGCTCTACAGAAGTGTTAAGAAGTATGGTTGGTCTATCGTCATCAATTGTTATGCTGACACTGGAAAAATTTGAAGGGCCTCAACTACCTGTACAAGTTTTAGAGAATCTTGTGGCTGTTGAAAATCTAAGCATCAAGTGTTGTAATGAAATGGTATATTTATGGATATCAGAACCAAACACGTGCAACTTTCTACCGAGATTACAAAAGTTGGAAGTGTCATTTTGTAAAATGTTGGTAACAATTGTAGATAAGGATGTTAGCATGGAATCCGTTAAAGAAGTGAATATCCATGACTGTGAGATATTAACTCATTATGAATGTCCAAATAGTATTGAAAGGTTGGTAATTTGGGATTGTCCCTCACTCTCATCCTTGAAATTCCACACACCACTTGAGTTCACGTCCACTCTTAAGCTTCTTAAAATTGGACGATGTGATAATCTCGAACAAAATTGGGTTTATGACAAGGTCATGTCACCACTTGAATCTCTCGATGTG
- the LOC139874862 gene encoding uncharacterized protein, with protein MHTDRACGPEGAGEGIVLKSPEGEEYTFALRFSFPITYNEAEYGALLFGMRVAKYLEVKELSVYVDSQLVANQFYRIFEAHDESMQKYLKLVQELAVDFDLFQITQVSRTLNKKADALSELATLKFSHFKKKIWVEEVRVKSIETDGVSVAVEEEEQSWMTPIVEYLSKGTLSIDSIEARKIKMKAPMYLLDKGILYRKSFLGPHLRYLNPIQAESIIREVHEGMCALHSGHKIVVSKIMRLGYYWPSLYKDAAEVIRKYQSSQLYAPVSKAPRHPMIPVASPWPFNKWAIDIVGPFPAGPGGVKFLVVAIDYFTKWVEAKPLKTILGKQIRNFVWESIVCLFRIPNEIVSDNGIQFEGNPFSDWCQELNIKQTFTSVAHPQANGQCEVTNWDIVLGIKARLGLCRRGWIDELPNVLWPHRTTPKGATNETPFRLVYGSEAVIPTKINVPTMRIASFDESSNSEELRENINLVEECREMAAIKEAINKQKIVSCYNKRVQPLSFQLDDLVW; from the coding sequence ATGCACACCGATAGGGCTTGTGGTCCAGAAGGCGCAGGGGAAGGAATAGTCCTAAAAAGTCCAGAAGGAGAAGAATATACCTTCGCGCTGCGATTTAGCTTCCCCATCACATACAATGAAGCCGAGTATGGAGCATTGTTATTTGGAATGCGGGTAGCAAAATATCTGGAGGTAAAAGAACTGTCAGTATATGTTGATTCACAGTTAGTTGCAAACCAATTCTACAGAATATTTGAAGCACATGATGAATCGATGCAAAAATATTTAAAACTAGTGCAAGAGCTGGCGGTGGACTTCGATTTGTTCCAAATAACTCAGGTTTCAAGAACGTTGAATAAAAAGGCGGATGCTCTTAGTGAGTTAGCCACCTTAAAATTCAGCCATTTTAAGAAAAAAATTTGGGTTGAAGAAGTTAGAGTAAAATCTATTGAGACAGACGGTGTATCGGTCGCAGTTGAAGAAGAGGAGCAGAGTTGGATGACACCAATAGTAGAATATCTAAGCAAAGGTACATTGTCAATAGATTCAATTGAAGCAAGAAAGATTAAGATGAAAGCACCAATGTATTTGTTAGACAAAGGAATTCTATACAGAAAGTCTTTTCTGGGACCTCATTTGCGGTATCTTAATCCAATTCAAGCAGAATCGATCATACGGGAAGTGCATGAGGGAATGTGCGCTTTGCACTCGGGACACAAAATAGTTGTGTCCAAAATAATGCGGCTCGGGTACTATTGGCCATCATTATACAAAGATGCTGCAGAAGTGATACGCAAATATCAGTCGAGTCAGCTTTACGCGCCGGTAAGCAAGGCTCCACGACATCCAATGATACCGGTCGCATCTCCATGGCCATTcaacaaatgggcaattgacatagtgggGCCATTCCCCGCAGGTCCAGGAGGTGTAAAGTTTTTGGTAGTGgccattgattattttacaaagtggGTAGAAGCAAAACCTCTGAAAACAATTTTGGGCAAGCAAATCCGAAATTTCGTATGGGAAAGCATCGTCTGTCTGTTTAgaataccaaatgaaatagtaagTGACAATGGTATACAGTTTGAGGGTAATCCATTCAGCGATTGGTGTCAAGAGCTGAACATAAAGCAAACATTCACATCAGTTGCACACCCCCAGGCTAACGGTCAATGTGAGGTCACAAATTGGGATATCGTGTTAGGAATCAAAGCAAGGCTTGGATTGTGCCGAAGGGGTTGGATAGATGAACTGCCGAATGTACTGTGGCCACACCGCACAACTCCGAAAGGCGCGACCAATGAAACACCTTTCAGGTTGGTGTACGGGTCCGAGGCTGTAATACCCACTAAAATAAATGTGCCAACTATGCGCATAGCTTCATTCGATGAAAGTAGCAATAGTGAAGAACTGCGTGAAAATATAAACTTAGTTGAAGAGTGCAGGGAAATGGCGGCtataaaagaagcaatcaacaaacaAAAAATCGTAAGCTGCTATAATAAGCGCgtacaaccattatctttccaattGGATGACTTGGTATGGTGA